A region of Sugiyamaella lignohabitans strain CBS 10342 chromosome A, complete sequence DNA encodes the following proteins:
- the SES1 gene encoding serine--tRNA ligase SES1 (Cytosolic seryl-tRNA synthetase; class II aminoacyl-tRNA synthetase that aminoacylates tRNA(Ser), displays tRNA-dependent amino acid recognition which enhances discrimination of the serine substrate, interacts with peroxin Pex21p; GO_component: GO:0005737 - cytoplasm [Evidence IEA,IEA,IEA]; GO_component: GO:0005737 - cytoplasm [Evidence IDA] [PMID 11914276]; GO_component: GO:0005737 - cytoplasm [Evidence IDA] [PMID 14562095]; GO_function: GO:0005524 - ATP binding [Evidence IEA,IEA]; GO_function: GO:0004812 - aminoacyl-tRNA ligase activity [Evidence IEA,IEA]; GO_function: GO:0016874 - ligase activity [Evidence IEA]; GO_function: GO:0000166 - nucleotide binding [Evidence IEA,IEA]; GO_function: GO:0004828 - serine-tRNA ligase activity [Evidence IEA,IEA]; GO_function: GO:0004828 - serine-tRNA ligase activity [Evidence IDA] [PMID 3031581]; GO_process: GO:0097056 - selenocysteinyl-tRNA(Sec) biosynthetic process [Evidence IEA]; GO_process: GO:0006434 - seryl-tRNA aminoacylation [Evidence IEA]; GO_process: GO:0006434 - seryl-tRNA aminoacylation [Evidence IDA] [PMID 3031581]; GO_process: GO:0006418 - tRNA aminoacylation for protein translation [Evidence IEA]; GO_process: GO:0006412 - translation [Evidence IEA]), translating to MLDIIQFLEEKGGNPEEIRKSQLARGDPVEIVDEIIADYKEWTKIRFRVDELNKEQNKLQKAIGLKFKAKEDASELVKEKDAIVAKKQSLIAEEEEADKALRAKVNLVGNIVHPSVPVSQDEANNELIRTWAPEGVVVDASVKAKLSHHEVLLRLDGYDPDRGVKVSGHRGYFLRGNGLFLNQALINYGLDFLAKREYTPLQAPVMMNKDVMAKTAQLSQFDEELYKIIDGTDEKYLIATSEQPISAYHSGEWFEQPSEQLPKRYAGYSNCFRREAGSHGKDAWGIFRIHQFDKIEQFCLTEPEKSWEEFERMAGAAEDFYKSLNIPYRLVAIVSGELNNAAAKKYDLEAWFPFQSEYKELVSCSNCTDYQSRNLEIRCGIKKLNDREKKYVHCLNSTLCATQRALCCVLENYQTDDGLRVPEVLRKFIPGEPEFLPYVKDLPKDSTSNKRK from the coding sequence ATGCTTGATATTATTCAATTCCTGGAAGAAAAGGGCGGGAATCCCGAGGAGATCCGAAAGTCTCAACTTGCTCGTGGTGATCCTGTTGAAATTGTCGACGAGATTATTGCCGATTACAAGGAATGGACCAAGATCCGATTCCGAGTGGATGAGTTGAACAAGGAACAGAACAAGCTTCAAAAGGCCATTGGCTTGAAATTCAAGGCCAAGGAAGATGCCAGTGAACTTGTCAAGGAAAAGGATGCCATTGTTGCCAAGAAACAGAGCTTgattgctgaagaagaagaggccgACAAGGCATTGCGTGCCAAGGTCAACCTTGTAGGTAACATTGTCCACCCTTCAGTTCCTGTCAGTCAAGACGAGGCCAACAACGAATTAATTAGAACCTGGGCTCCTGaaggtgttgttgttgatgcttCTGTCAAGGCCAAATTGTCTCATCACGaggttcttcttcgtttGGACGGTTATGATCCCGACAGAGGTGTCAAGGTTTCTGGTCACCGTGGATACTTTTTACGTGGTAACGGTCTTTTTCTTAATCAAGCTTTGATTAACTACGGTCTGGATTTCTTGGCCAAGCGTGAATACACTCCTTTGCAAGCTCCTGTTATGATGAACAAGGATGTCATGGCCAAGACTGCCCAATTGTCGCAATTCGACGAGGAGCTTTATAAGATCATTGACGGTACTGATGAGAAGTATTTGATTGCCACCTCTGAGCAACCTATTTCTGCTTACCACTCTGGTGAATGGTTTGAACAGCCTTCTGAACAGCTCCCCAAGAGATACGCTGGTTATTCCAACTGTTTCCGTCGTGAGGCCGGTTCTCATGGTAAGGACGCATGGGGTATCTTCCGTATCCATCAATTCGATAAGATCGAGCAATTCTGTCTCACCGAGCCCGAGAAGTCCTGGGAGGAGTTTGAGAGAatggctggtgctgccgaAGACTTCTACAAGTCTTTGAACATCCCCTACCGATTGGTTGCCATTGTTTCTGGAGAGCTCAACAacgctgctgccaagaagtACGATCTGGAGGCGTGGTTCCCATTCCAAAGCGAATACAAGGAGCTAGTGTCATGTTCCAACTGTACCGACTACCAATCCCGAAACCTCGAGATCAGATGCGGAATCAAGAAACTCAACGACCGTGAAAAGAAATACGTCCACTGTCTCAACTCCACTCTGTGTGCCACCCAACGTGCCCTCTGCTGTGTCCTCGAGAACTACCAAACCGACGACGGCCTGCGCGTGCCCGAAGTGCTCCGTAAATTCATCCCCGGCGAGCCCGAGTTCCTCCCCTACGTCAAGGACCTCCCCAAGGACTCTACCTCCAACAAGAGAAAATAG
- the ESL1 gene encoding Esl1p (hypothetical protein; predicted to contain a PINc domain; ESL1 has a paralog, ESL2, that arose from the whole genome duplication; GO_component: GO:0005575 - cellular_component [Evidence ND]; GO_function: GO:0005524 - ATP binding [Evidence IEA]; GO_function: GO:0003674 - molecular_function [Evidence ND]; GO_function: GO:0000166 - nucleotide binding [Evidence IEA]; GO_process: GO:0008150 - biological_process [Evidence ND]): MDPGAGESPLRIGSTRRARGSNPDPDFDRGPISNNEKNLRLFNARISGRSRGFVGSGSATSSGAGGLESSPNPTTYGVAGSIAGDGSPYHKDRVGTESDSRQYQDQNQQNQQNNQQHQQHHMQMLHQQQAQLQQQQQQQQQYQQQHQQQHQLLLQQQQQQQQQQQQQGQGQGQGQQSQQQQKSGGAGTEPARTNTAGGGGMENAAVGSGAGSSTRETSSRGGQQQNMPPQQQHYHQSQPPSSSSRHHVQTAYELGVNLPTVEKLIGEIQSAYFDISRLEVKCLMLSKQIEDNQHIIQQSNLTGSNGNYGDNPTSSRLRNLGIDLSNPSSTGSFDSSKIPPEYWAESYFLELYQNQANLIDKYFDFMFLAYHPCGNSVTRGLVKKYKIPIRMWNKGIFKFLDILRAHMPKSQDLITKFIYHCFSLLTMLVDPPYESRYMWLEALGDLARFSMALGNISHGEWRGVSQYWYSRAANRSPGVGRLFHHCAVVCIYRLDSLFYFCKSLTTTQQFEPSRETILSLFESNQEGEANTPIALFIKLHQVNFTQTNISDFPKILSDVTSSIMARDRDYNDLDLKNRGAILAYCNITSLLGYGSLKNPASAFFYELAKERSGAGAALGAASSTTNTANTANTANTTNTTGNTTGSTTGSTTGSNASGNNGSGNNNTAGSGNHSTSANSSSNPTTSSVTASAGSLFMAQQISFEMLKQFLTLPRHIALLHVIVWLHFFNALTDNPDVCHHLLLSDFFPASKLVRFLNEGLKTVDLILKDTNTSKQHWTSTTSNSTSNTASGNATNKSNSVGSFHSIHGSAASGSVSGSGAAPPVGTSSGTSGSNKSDNTFSPPGSPSLQCQQCTESESLIDRIASWKKSYNSRSPAAEDSIELISSKLPNPEERGHFPMLRERPLPEELLLLGFVWSYKTAKTELYNEYESSTTDEPFPGPPGKEVLRPIREVRAIELALSLADSNSWLAYHNGYFELQGPLRVHSEDHMSDSEYVPSPMTTANTGVLD; the protein is encoded by the coding sequence ATGGATCCCGGAGCTGGAGAGTCTCCGCTGAGGATAGGATCAACCCGGCGCGCGCGTGGAAGTAACCCTGATCCGGATTTCGACCGTGGTCCTATTTCGAATAATGAGAAGAATCTAAGACTGTTTAATGCCCGGATCAGTGGCCGCAGTAGGGGGTTTGTTGGTTCTGGCAGTGCCACCAGTTCAGGTGCTGGCGGGCTCGAATCGTCGCCAAATCCGACGACGTACGGAGTGGCTGGCAGCATAGCTGGCGATGGGTCCCCGTATCATAAGGATCGTGTGGGAACAGAGTCTGATTCGCGACAGTATCAGgaccagaatcagcagaatcagcagaataatcagcaacatcaacagcatcacaTGCAAATgcttcatcaacagcaggcCCAgttacagcagcagcaacagcagcaacaacagtatcagcagcagcatcagcagcaacaccagctgcttctccaacagcaacaacaacagcaacagcaacaacagcagcaaggaCAAGGACAAGGACAGGGACAGCAGTcgcaacaacaacaaaagtctggtggtgctggaacTGAACCTGCTCGTACTAACAcagctggaggaggtggcATGGaaaatgctgctgttggttcaGGAGCTGGTAGTTCTACTAGAGAAACCAGTTCACGAGGtggtcagcagcagaatatgcctcctcaacaacagcattaCCACCAGTCTCAGCCCccatcttcctcttctcgACACCATGTACAGACTGCGTATGAGCTGGGAGTCAATCTTCCTACTGTGGAGAAGCTGATTGGTGAAATCCAGTCGGCATATTTCGATATCTCGCGATTAGAAGTCAAGTGTCTGATGCTCAGCAAACAGATTGAAGACAATCAGCATATTATTCAACAGTCGAATTTAACAGGGTCTAATGGCAATTACGGTGATAACCCGACTTCATCAAGACTTCGAAACCTCGGCATCGACCTGTCGAACCCCTCGTCAACCGGTTCCTTTGACTCGTCTAAAATCCCGCCCGAATATTGGGCCGAATCGTACTTTCTCGAATTATACCAGAATCAGGCCAATTTGATTGACaagtattttgatttcatgTTCCTTGCATATCATCCCTGTGGAAATAGTGTTACGAGAGGCCTGGTGAAAAAGTACAAGATTCCGATTCGCATGTGGAATAAGGGCATTTTCAAGTTTCTCGACATTCTGCGTGCTCATATGCCGAAATCCCAGGATCTTATTACCAAATTTATCTACCACTGTTTCTCGCTGCTGACAATGTTGGTGGATCCTCCTTATGAGTCTCGGTATATGTGGTTAGAAGCATTGGGCGACTTGGCTCGTTTTTCCATGGCTTTGGGAAATATATCTCATGGCGAATGGAGAGGCGTGTCTCAGTACTGGTATAGTCGAGCTGCTAATCGGTCGCCAGGTGTGGGTCGACTGTTTCACCATTGTGCAGTTGTATGTATATACCGACTGGACTCGCTGTTTTACTTTTGTAAAAGTCTCACCACAACACAACAATTCGAACCCTCACGAGAAACTATTTTGTCATTATTTGAATCCAACCAAGAAGGAGAGGCTAATACACCTATTGCCCTATTTATAAAATTGCATCAAGTAAACTTCACCCAAACAAACATCTCGGACTTTCCTAAAATCCTGTCGGATGTCACTTCATCAATAATGGCCCGTGACCGCGATTATAACGACCTCGATCTCAAAAACAGAGGCGCCATTTTAGCATATTGTAACATCACTTCGCTGCTTGGTTATGGGTCGTTAAAGAACCCTGCCTCGGCTTTTTTCTACGAGCTTGCTAAGGAACGAAGcggtgctggagctgctcTTGGTGCTGCCAGTTCCACTACTAACACTGCCAACACTGCCAACACcgccaacaccaccaacaccactgGTAATACCACTGGTTCCACTACCGGGTCCACTACCGGCTCAAATGCCAGTGGTAATAACGGGTCTGGCAATAATAACACCGCTGGCAGCGGTAACCACAGCACCAGCGCCAATTCGAGCTCGAACCCCACAACATCCAGTGTAACTGCATCTGCCGGGTCTCTTTTCATGGCTCAACAAATCTCTTTTGAGATGTTGAAACAGTTTTTGACTCTTCCGAGACACATTGCACTCCTTCACGTCATTGTATGGCTCCATTTCTTCAATGCTCTTACTGACAATCCAGACGTGTGTCACCATCTACTGCTCAGCGACTTTTTCCCTGCCAGCAAACTGGTAAGATTCCTCAATGAAGGACTCAAAACAGTCGACCTGATTCTGAAAGACACAAACACCTCGAAACAACACTGGACCAGTACCACTAGCAATTCCACCAGCAATACTGCTTCTGGCAATGCTACTAATAAATCCAACAGTGTCGGCAGTTTCCACAGTATACACGggtcagcagcatcaggcTCTGTCTCCGGATCAGGGGCTGCTCCCCCTGTTGGTACTAGTAGTGGTACTTCGGGATCTAACAAGTCTGACAATACATTTTCACCACCCGGATCTCCTTCGTTACAATGTCAACAATGTACTGAAAGCGAATCGTTAATTGACCGTATTGCCAGCTGGAAAAAGAGttacaacagcagaagtCCTGCTGCCGAAGACAGTATTGAACTTATCAGTTCGAAACTGCCGAACCCGGAAGAACGAGGTCATTTCCCCATGCTACGAGAACGACCATTGCCTGAAGAACTGTTGTTACTTGGATTCGTCTGGTCATACAAAACAGCCAAAACCGAGCTATATAACGAATACGAATCCAGCACCACTGACGAGCCGTTCCCTGGACCTCCTGGCAAAGAAGTACTTCGACCCATTCGTGAAGTGCGTGCCATTGAACTGGCTCTGTCACTCGCAGATAGCAACTCTTGGCTCGCGTATCACAACGGCTACTTCGAGCTACAAGGACCCCTCCGAGTCCACAGTGAAGACCACATGTCCGACAGCGAGTATGTCCCCAGTCCCATGACCACTGCCAACACCGGCGTGCTAGActaa
- the ADE5,7 gene encoding bifunctional aminoimidazole ribotide synthase/glycinamide ribotide synthase (Enzyme of the 'de novo' purine nucleotide biosynthetic pathway; contains aminoimidazole ribotide synthetase and glycinamide ribotide synthetase activities; GO_component: GO:0005737 - cytoplasm [Evidence IEA]; GO_component: GO:0005737 - cytoplasm [Evidence IDA] [PMID 11914276]; GO_component: GO:0005737 - cytoplasm [Evidence IDA] [PMID 14562095]; GO_function: GO:0005524 - ATP binding [Evidence IEA,IEA]; GO_function: GO:0003824 - catalytic activity [Evidence IEA,IEA]; GO_function: GO:0016874 - ligase activity [Evidence IEA]; GO_function: GO:0046872 - metal ion binding [Evidence IEA,IEA]; GO_function: GO:0000166 - nucleotide binding [Evidence IEA]; GO_function: GO:0004637 - phosphoribosylamine-glycine ligase activity [Evidence IEA,IEA]; GO_function: GO:0004637 - phosphoribosylamine-glycine ligase activity [Evidence ISS] [PMID 3097325]; GO_function: GO:0004641 - phosphoribosylformylglycinamidine cyclo-ligase activity [Evidence IEA,IEA]; GO_function: GO:0004641 - phosphoribosylformylglycinamidine cyclo-ligase activity [Evidence ISS] [PMID 3097325]; GO_process: GO:0006189 - 'de novo' IMP biosynthetic process [Evidence IEA,IEA]; GO_process: GO:0008152 - metabolic process [Evidence IEA]; GO_process: GO:0009113 - purine nucleobase biosynthetic process [Evidence IEA]; GO_process: GO:0006144 - purine nucleobase metabolic process [Evidence TAS] [PMID 9148957]; GO_process: GO:0006164 - purine nucleotide biosynthetic process [Evidence IEA]) — MASLNILLIGNGGREHALAWKLNQSKLVNKIYVAPGNGGTGNGQLSKVENIAIGSSKQDFEKLVEFAVKNDVNLVVPGPEQPLVEGIEGYFRKVGIPVFGPSEKAARMEGSKTFSKDFMAKHKIPTAEFENFTDFDKAKAYVESVNHNVVIKASGLAAGKGVLMPTTKEEAYKALEQVMKDKEFGDAGDEVVVEECLEGDELSILAFSDGYTVIDLPAAQDHKRIGEADTGLNTGGMGAYSPTPIATPELIDEIRETILKPTVTGMRRDGIPFVGMLFTGIMLTKTGPKVLEYNVRFGDPETQTVLPLLSEDTDLAEVFLACAEHRLDSVTLKVNPGFATTVVLSAGGYPSSYEKGDEITVGEVAKDTFVFHAGTSTKDGKIVTSGGRVIASSAVAPTLKEAVQKAYEGVEKIQFKNRYFRRDIAHRAFRDASKSSAANSTSITYEQAGVSVDQGNKFVEEIKAKVKSTRRPGADADIGGFGGLFDLKATGFRDPLLVGATDGVGTKLKIAQTLGIHDTVGIDLVGMNVNDLVVQGAEPLIFLDYFASGKLNIETAAAFVSGVAEGCIQAGCALVGGETAEMPGLYHGDDYDVNGTSIGAVERDAILPRLDDLAVGDVVLGIASHGPHSNGFSLIRKILEVSKLQYTDKAPWDPSTTVGKSLLTPTRIYVKSLLPIIKQKKIIALAHITGGGLVENVPRVLPKHLNAEIDGSSWEIPAVFQWLGKAGNVPVSDISKTLNMGIGMVVIVKKEDAASVLSQLNEAGEKAYSIGSIVSGEQKCVLKNTSNWY, encoded by the coding sequence ATGGCTTCTTTGAATATTCTTCTCATCGGTAATGGTGGCAGAGAACATGCTCTGGCATGGAAACTCAACCAATCCAAGCTTGTCAACAAGATCTATGTTGCTCCAGGAAatggtggtactggtaatgGCCAGCTTTCTAAGGTCGAGAACATTGCCATTGGATCGAGTAAACAGGATTTCGAGAAGCTGGTTGAGTTTGCTGTGAAGAATGACGTGAACCTCGTGGTTCCTGGTCCTGAACAGCCTTTGGTTGAAGGTATTGAGGGTTACTTCCGTAAAGTGGGTATTCCTGTATTTGGTCCTTCTGAAAAGGCTGCTCGTATGGAAGGTTCTAAGACGTTCTCCAAGGATTTTATGGCTAAACACAAGATTCCTACTGCTGAGTTCGAGAATTTCACTGATTTCGACAAAGCCAAGGCATATGTTGAGTCTGTTAACCACAATGTCGTTATCAAGGCTTCAGgtcttgctgctggtaaggGTGTTCTTATGCCCACTacaaaagaagaggctTATAAGGCTCTTGAACAAGTCATGAAGGACAAGGAATTTGgcgatgctggtgatgaagttgttgttgaggaaTGTCTGGAAGGAGACGAGTTGTCCATTTTGGCATTCAGTGATGGATATACAGTTATTGATTTACCAGCTGCTCAAGATCACAAGCGAATTGGTGAGGCCGATACTGGTTTAAACACTGGAGGTATGGGTGCTTACTCGCCCACTCCAATTGCTACTCCAGAGCTTATTGACGAGATCAGAGAGACCATTCTTAAACCTACCGTCACCGGCATGAGAAGAGATGGCATCCCATTTGTGGGTATGTTGTTCACTGGTATCATGCTTACCAAGACAGGACCCAAGGTTCTTGAGTATAATGTTCGATTCGGTGATCCAGAGACTCAAACTGTGTTACCATTACTTTCTGAAGATACTGATTTGGCAGAGGTATTCCTTGCCTGTGCTGAACACCGACTTGACTCGGTCACTTTAAAGGTTAATCCTGGATTTGCCACTACTGTTGTTCtttctgctggtggatATCCATCTAGCTATGAAAAGGGTGATGAAATCACTGTTGGCGAGGTTGCGAAAGATACTTTTGTTTTCCATGCTGGTACTTCTACCAAGGATGGTAAGATTGTTACTTCTGGAGGAAGAGTAATTGCCTCGtctgctgttgctcctACCTTGAAAGAAGCTGTACAAAAGGCTTATGAAGGTGTTGAAAAGATCCAATTTAAGAACAGATACTTCCGTCGTGATATTGCTCATCGTGCTTTCCGCGATGCCAGCAaatcttctgctgctaattCTACCAGTATCACTTATGAACAAGCTGGTGTGTCTGTTGACCAAGGAAAcaagtttgttgaagagaTCAAAGCCAAGGTGAAGTCTACTCGTCGtcctggtgctgatgctgatattggtGGATTCGGCGGTTTATTCGACCTTAAGGCCACTGGGTTCCGTGACCCTCTATTGGTAGGAGCCACTGATGGTGTTGGTACCAAGCTCAAAATCGCTCAAACCTTGGGTATCCACGATACCGTTGGTATTGATCTTGTCGGTATGAACGTCAATGATTTGGTTGTTCAAGGAGCCGAACCTTTGATCTTCTTGGACTACTTTGCCAGTGGAAAGCTCAACAttgagactgctgctgcttttgtCAGTGGTGTTGCCGAGGGATGTATTCAAGCCGGTTGTGCtcttgttggtggtgagacTGCCGAGATGCCTGGTCTTTACCACGGAGACGATTATGACGTTAACGGTACTTCTATCGGTGCTGTTGAGCGTGATGCTATTCTTCCCCGTTTGGATGACCTCgctgttggtgatgttgtTCTTGGTATCGCTTCTCACGGTCCTCACTCGAATGGATTCTCGCTTATCAGAAAGATTCTCGAGGTTTCCAAACTCCAGTACACCGACAAGGCTCCTTGGGACCCCTCTACCACTGTCGGCAAGAGTTTGTTGACCCCCACCCGCATCTACGTTAAATCTCTACTACCCATCATCaagcaaaagaagatcATTGCTTTGGCTCACAtcactggtggtggtctcGTTGAGAACGTGCCCCGAGTTCTCCCTAAACACTTGAATGCCGAGATCGATGGTTCTTCTTGGGAAATTCCTGCTGTCTTCCAATGGCTTGGAAAGGCTGGTAACGTTCCTGTCTCGGACATCTCCAAGACCCTGAACATGGGTATTGGTATGGTCGTCATTGTCAAAAAGGAAGACGCCGCTTCTGTGCTTAGCCAGCTTAACGAGGCCGGTGAGAAGGCCTATAGCATCGGTTCCATCGTCTCTGGTGAACAAAAGTGTGTTCTCAAGAATACCTCCAACTGGTACTAA